One segment of Paraburkholderia caribensis DNA contains the following:
- a CDS encoding ATP-binding protein gives MSEASARRAAFPFSALIGQAPLQQALLLAAVDPGIGGVLVSGPRGTAKSTAARALAELLPEGQFVTLPLGASEDRLIGTLDIESALRDASVRFSPGLLAKAHRGVLYVDEVNLLPDGLVDALLDAAASGVNTVERDGVSHTHDASFVLIGTMNPEEGELRPQLTDRFGLMVELANCYEAQTRQAIVKARLAFDLDPVAFRASRAAEQDAYVARLRNARAALPSLSFDDEVHAHVSALCIAAGVDGLRADLVMLRAARALAALEQADAVTVAHVDRVSESVLVHRRRLQDDAEQPEGVSSASSASSHEATSTDSASTSSETDYGYLPPEPTGITRVKGVIPLNAKKR, from the coding sequence ATGAGTGAAGCCAGCGCGCGGCGTGCGGCGTTTCCGTTTTCTGCGCTGATCGGTCAGGCGCCGCTTCAGCAGGCGCTGCTGCTGGCGGCCGTCGATCCCGGCATCGGCGGCGTGCTGGTCAGCGGTCCGCGCGGGACGGCGAAATCGACGGCGGCGCGCGCGCTGGCCGAGTTGTTGCCCGAAGGCCAGTTCGTGACGCTGCCGCTCGGCGCGAGCGAGGACCGTCTGATCGGCACGCTCGATATCGAATCGGCGTTGCGCGATGCGTCGGTGCGTTTTTCGCCGGGATTGCTCGCGAAGGCGCATCGCGGCGTGCTGTATGTCGATGAAGTGAACCTGCTGCCCGATGGGCTCGTCGACGCGCTGCTCGATGCGGCAGCGAGCGGCGTGAACACGGTCGAGCGCGATGGCGTCTCGCATACGCATGATGCGAGTTTCGTGCTGATCGGCACGATGAATCCGGAAGAGGGTGAGCTGCGTCCGCAACTGACGGACCGCTTCGGTTTGATGGTCGAACTGGCGAACTGTTACGAAGCGCAGACGCGTCAGGCCATCGTCAAGGCGCGGCTTGCGTTCGATCTCGATCCGGTTGCATTTCGTGCGTCACGTGCGGCGGAGCAGGATGCGTATGTCGCGCGGCTTCGGAATGCACGGGCCGCGTTGCCGAGCCTTTCGTTCGACGATGAAGTGCATGCGCATGTCAGTGCGCTGTGCATTGCAGCTGGTGTGGACGGACTACGCGCCGATCTCGTGATGCTGCGCGCGGCGCGTGCACTGGCCGCGCTCGAACAGGCCGATGCTGTGACGGTTGCGCATGTCGACCGGGTGTCTGAGTCGGTGTTGGTGCATCGGCGCCGTCTGCAAGACGATGCTGAGCAGCCGGAGGGGGTGTCTTCCGCGTCTTCCGCTTCATCTCACGAAGCTACCTCGACCGATAGCGCGAGTACTTCGTCAGAAACCGACTACGGCTACCTTCCGCCTGAACCGACAGGTATCACGCGCGTGAAAGGCGTCATTCCCCTCAACGCAAAAAAACGCTGA
- a CDS encoding vWA domain-containing protein, which translates to MRSGFRWRQGAGDATRGGSAGARRIAWPRTLAAKRNASLQPEHLRFVHEEARGGVLHCFVLDCSHSMLAGQRLALAKGLLVALFDQARATRAEVALVCFGGVGAEVRFGPAVPRWWNERWLATVGGGGGTPFVLGIETASALLERAARKHPAQQRCLWIFSDGRSSGSPMRPAAADRVQFVDFEHDSGVRTGRCARLADAWGGECISPHELLS; encoded by the coding sequence ATGCGCAGCGGTTTTCGATGGCGGCAAGGCGCTGGCGATGCGACGCGAGGCGGTTCGGCCGGCGCGCGACGCATTGCATGGCCACGCACGCTCGCGGCGAAGCGCAATGCTTCGTTACAGCCCGAACACCTACGGTTCGTGCACGAAGAGGCACGCGGCGGCGTGCTGCATTGCTTCGTCCTTGATTGCTCCCATTCGATGCTGGCGGGTCAACGGTTGGCGCTCGCCAAAGGACTGCTCGTCGCGCTGTTCGATCAGGCGCGCGCGACTCGCGCGGAGGTTGCGCTGGTGTGTTTTGGCGGCGTTGGGGCGGAGGTGCGCTTCGGTCCTGCCGTGCCGCGCTGGTGGAACGAGCGGTGGCTCGCGACTGTAGGTGGCGGTGGCGGCACGCCTTTCGTGCTGGGTATCGAAACGGCGTCTGCGCTGCTCGAACGGGCGGCGCGCAAGCATCCGGCACAGCAACGCTGTCTATGGATTTTCTCGGATGGCCGCAGCAGCGGTTCGCCCATGCGCCCAGCGGCGGCCGACCGTGTCCAGTTCGTCGACTTCGAGCATGACAGCGGGGTGCGCACCGGGCGCTGCGCGCGGCTTGCCGACGCGTGGGGCGGCGAGTGCATCAGCCCGCACGAGTTGCTCAGCTAG